The segment TAGTTACAGCTTTTCCCCATATTGTGAACCACGAATAATTCATTTTTATCTTCAAACAACTCTTCCAAGGTTACCCTTCCATTATGAAAAGAAGAAAACACATAATTATCGACTTTCTCTTTTTCTATATTGCGTTTCATTTCTGCCAATTGCTTTTTCTTTTCAAGTATTTCCTTCTCGAGTTGTTGAATTTCTGTTAACATTTCCGTTTGGTTCAATACGACCACTCCTTTTTATAATTGAAGAAATTTGTCAAAAACATACACTGTTATTTACCTTGTGAATCAATTAAGATGTTAATAACATTATGTATGGAGGGGAGGGATGGAATGTATTTATTGAGAGTAGTTTTGATGTTTGCTATTTTCCTATTGACTGTCCAGATTCATGTGGACCATTCCACTCCCAATAATATTCTAGCTATCTATGAGAAATCCTTTTATTTTGAGATGGAGAATGCCCCATTGAATGAAAAACTTGATGACGATGGCATTTCGGGGACAGTGTCTTACCATAATCCTAATAGAAAAACCTTCATCTCCCTCATTCCAGAACAACCTTATACCAAATTGAATTTCCACCTTGTGACTGTTTTTTACCAGGGGAGCTATATTTGATGTGATGATGATCTGCCTCATTCTGATCCACCAAAATAATGAAGGAGGAATGTGATCATGTTATGGGTTCGCATCATAGCCATCAGCTTTTTTTCGTTCACATCAATAAGTCTCTTGTTATTTCAGGGAATTGAGTTTGTGAAAGCATTCAGTGATTTCTTTCATCATAGATAAATGGTAAGTAAAGGCCAGGTTCCATTGGGACCTGGCCTTTTGTATAAATTAAAATTAAATTTTCAAAAAACACAAAATATTTAAGGTGGTCCTTCATATAATAATACAACTACTACTTACCCCCATTTCATGTAAAGGAGAGATGTATATGAGAGAAGCTCCTAATTACGGAGAATTTTACCCAAAGTCATTGATTCCAATCAATAAGGATGATCTTGTGATTTTTCTAGAAAAAGTGACGGATTTAGAGTGTTGTGATAATTATAGCCATTGGTTGATTGCCCTCGAAGGTAGAGCAATGGGGTCGGGAGAAGATTATTACCATTGGCAAGTAGTGGTGTTCCCGGCAGAAATAGGTGGGGGTTTTGATTATAAGCATCCCCTATATGTTTCTACCTTCTTCTTATCCATTGATGAAGCCATTGACTACACCGCTGAAGTGGAACGGATTGCCAGTGACGGGCAGCTTTATACCATCGCTGGATAAGGAAGAAAAGTATAAAAAAGAAAAACACCATGTTTTTCTTTTTGTAAATGTTTGTGAAAGAATATACATAAAAACCTTCGTCCCCTCCTTCTGTACTCCTTTCTTTACCAATTCCCACAAAAAAGCCCACCGCTAATGCGGTAGACTTTTAAGCTAAACGGAACACTATTCCATGACCGCCTTTAGGATATTCCCATTTAATATTCTGATGAGGACAACCTATTCGGCAGCTTCCACACTCATGACATCCCTCATAACCTACATGCATTCTAATATTCTCCCATTTGTAAATTTCCGCAGGGCAAAAAATAGTACAAATTTTATCGGGACATTTAGTCAAACATATGTCTTCATCCATCACGGTCAAGTGAGATTTGGTATCGGCGTTGAAACGAACAAGATATTGTTTTTCTTCGATAGACTGACCCTTTTTCTGTTCACTCATTATTTCATCACCTTCCATGCCCTGTATGCGTCTCGGGCTAGTTTGAGTTTTTCTTTTGGTGAGCCAAGATCCTTCCATATCTTTTTCTGCTTCTCCCATTTCGATTTACCATCAACTGTAAACATCTGGCTGGCTGCACGGTTGACCATCGGGATGTACTGGTCGAAGTACTGTGGAAACTTATTAAAGTGATGGGTGGAATCCTTGTATTTTTTCATATCCTGACCAACAAAGCTCTTCATGAGGTTGACCCTATATTGATCCAGCGTTCGTTCGGAAAAATCTCCGACTGACATGGCTTCAAGAATAGTGGCGGCCGCTAACCTTCCGGAGGTCATGGCAAGGTTCGATCCTTCACGGTGGATGGCATTCACGAGCTGTGCCGCGTCCCCTACCACTAATACCCCATCAGCCACGATACGTCCCATTGATTTCAATCCACCTTCAGGAATCAGATGGGCCAAGTATTCAACAGGTTCCCCGCCAGCAAGATACGGTCGGACCATTGGATGTGTCTTCACATACTCCAACAGTTCATATGGTCTTATTTTATGCTCGATTAATCCAGATAGAAGTGTTCCGACCCCGATACTTAAAGTGTCTTTATTGGTATACAGAAATCCTGTACCAAGAATACCTCTCGTGGCATCTCCCAAAAGCTCAATGGTACAACCTTGGTTCTTTTCCAGATTAAAGCGGTCTTCAATTACCTTACTGTCTAGTTTAATGATTTCCATTGTGGCAAGGGCCACTTCATCAGGCCGGTATTCCTTGTGGAAACCAAGCGATTTACCGAGTAAGGAATTCACTCCATCTGCAAGGACCACTACATCCGCATAGACCTCACCGTCAGGCCTATCCGTCCTTACCCCCACCACTTTTCCGTTTTCAACGATACACTCTAGTACCACCGTTTCATTAACAAGTAATGCTCCCTGCTCCACCGCTTTACCTGCAAACCATTGATCAAACTTTGCCCTTAGGACGGTAAAATTATTATATGGTTCCTGTGCCCACTCTAGGCCTTTGTAACCGAATGTAACGGCTGATTCCTTGTCCATCATCATAAAACGTTGCTCGACAATTGGCCTTTCAAGCGGGGCTTCTTTATGAAATTCTGGAATAATATCCTCCATCATCTTTCTGTATAAAACTCCGCCCATTACATTTTTAGACCCAGGGTATTCCCCTCTTTCCAACAAAAGAACATTCGCACCGCCCTTAGCGAGTTCATATGCACAAGAGATACCCGCTGGCCCTGCCCCAACCACGATACAATCAAACTTTTCCGGCATATTAAACCTCGACCTCCTCTCCGTGTAAAGCTTTATGAAATTCCTTTACTAGCAAAGGTACGATTTCGAAAGCATCACCGACGATCCCATAATGACAAGAATTGAAAATGGCCGCATCAGGATCTTTATTAATGGCGATAATTATTCCTGAATTCTTCATTCCCACAATATGCTGGATGGCACCGGAGATACCTATGGCAAAATAAATCTTTGGTGTTACCGTTACTCCTGTCTGTCCGACCTGATGATGGTGCCCGATCCAGCCCGCTTCTACTACATCACGGCTCGCACCAACCACTCCTCCAAGCGTTCTTGCAAGTTGATGGACAAGTTCAAATCCTTGTTCACTTCCAAGACCTTTTCCTCCTGCCACGACAATATCCGCTTCATCTATTCTTATTTTCTTGGTGGTTTCCCTTACAATCTTTAAAACTTTTGTCCGCATATCTTCTTCTTTTATATCAATTTGCTCTGGAACTAACTTACCGTTGCGACCCTTCTCAGGTTGCAGAGCTTTCATCACTTTCGGACGGACAGTCGCCATTTGTGGTCGGTACTTTTTACAGAGGATGGTCGCCATGATATTGCCCCCGAATGCCGGACGGCTTGCCAAAAGGAGTCCTGTATCCTCTTCCACATCCAGTTCGGTTGTGTCAGCAGTTAAGCCCGTTGGAAGATCTGTCGCCACGGCACTTGCAAGATCTTTTCCGGTCGATGTGGCCCCGTACAGAATGATTTCTGGCTTGTACTTTTCACTGCAATGAAGTAATGCTTTCATAAAAGATTCAGTACGATAGAGCTTAAAGATCGGTTGATCATATACATAAACCGTGTCTGCTCCATATTCAAAAATTGTATCAGCAAGTCCTGTCACATTTTCACCAATCATTATGCCAGCAAGCTCCACCCCACGTTTGTCCGCAAGCGTTCGCCCGGCCCCAAGCAGTTCCAAGGAAACCGGTGCAATCTTCCCTTCATTTTCTTCAATGAAAACCCAGACCCCGCTATAATCCTCAAAACTCACTTTGATCCCCTCATTTCTGTAAACAACTCTTTCTTTTCCAACACCACCGAAAGCAACTGTTGTACCTGTTCGTCCGAGTTGCCCTCAAATAGCTTTCCACCCTCTGGTTTGGGTGGGGCCCAAACTTTTGCAACAATGGTTGGGGAGCCCTTTAAACCTAGCTGTTTCCGGTCGATATCCTCTAAATCATTAACAGACCAGATGACAGGTTGATAGCGTGCAGCCTTAAGCATATTTGGAAAAGTAGAGTATGGAACTTCGTTAATTTCCTTTTCTACGGAAAGCAAGCAAGGCAGTGTAGTCTTTACGACTTCATGACCATCTTCAAGTTTCCTATGAACCACCATATAGCCATCCTCTTTTTGGATTTCGACGACTTTATTGACAGACGTCAATGGGGGGATATCAAGACGCCGGGCAATGCCGGGCCCTACTTGTCCTGTATCACCGTCAATGGTCATTTTCCCACAGATAATTAAATCGATCGGTTTGATTTCACTGATTTTATTGATTGCCTTTGTCAGTGCGTAACTGGTTGCTAACGTGTCCGCTCCGGCAAAAGCTCTGTCTGAAATCATATACCCCTCATCCGCACCAATCTCTATACATTTCCTAATGGCTTTGACTGCTGGTGGTGGACCCATCGTGACGACCGATACACATCCTCCATGTTTATTTTTCAGGCGGACAGCCTCTTCTACCGCGTGGGCATCATAAGGATTTAATATCGCCGGTGCACTTGCTCGGTCCATCGTATTCGTTTTCGGATTCATCTTAATTACTTTCGTATCGGGTACTTGCTTTATACAGGCAACAATGTGAAGCAAATCTATTCCCTCCTGCCCTCTTAATCTATTTGGTGAATAAGTTCATGATGAGTAATGTATATTCGTCCCACTACTATTACTATATAAAGTTATTTAAGAGAAAATACCGATTTTTATAGATTTGTTGACAAGCTGGTGCAAAAGAAAAAACATTACTCCTCAATTGTGGGGAGTAATGTCTGGTTTTTGTGAATGGCTGTTTTCGTATACTTTGTTGTTTTTCGTATATTCAAGTCATCCCTTATTTTACTTACTGTCGTGCCCTTTCCCTGTTCAAAATTATGTAAGCAGTGAAAAGTCCAAATGCCAACTTTTTCACATGGGAATAGCAACGATCTTTGAGAAAAGAGCCTTGTTAATCTACCTGTACTTCTTCTGCTGGGTTATCGTACTGATCGAACATCTGCATAATTTGAGATTCAGTATTTCTGTCTATGGAAAGAGTGGGGAGTTCGTTCTTATGAAAAAATGCTACATTGGAAGTCTCGATACCTGAACGCGCTTCACCTCCAATAATTTCACATGCGATAAATATTTTATATACATGATAAGGAGATGGCGGATGAGGATGGCACTTCTTGTCCAGCACAGCCAGTAACTTTGTAGCTTTTACATGAAAACCGGATTCTTCAAACACTTCTTTTATTGCAACTTCTGTAGGAGAAAACCCAATATCTGCCCATCCGCCGGGAAGCGACCAACCTTTATCTTGCCTCTCCTTTACAAGCAGTAGCCTTCCCTCTTTAAAAACAACTGCACGTATATCTACTTTTGGAGTTTGGTAACCCGTTTCATTGGCAAACAAGTCCCTTATTTTCTTTTTATCCTCACCTGTCTGCTCTGACATCATTTCTACACTCATATCCCTTAATTGTTCAAAACGTTCTATATCATAGATATCCTTAGAGTATGTTAAGCCTGCCTGTGCTATTGCTTGTATTTGTTTTGCCCAATCCATCCATTTGTCTGACATATCGAAACTCCTTCCTTTTTTGACTCTAAACCTACTTCTCTATTTTTTTGAATAACCCTCTATTAAATAGTTAAATTCTATACTTAGAAAGAAAGCTTAAAAATTCCTTCTGAATGGAATGCTCATACTTTATCAGTGCATACGTTTGTGCCCCGGGAAGACTTATGTTGCGACAGTCTACTTCAAGAAACCTACCTTCTAACAACTCTCTTCTTACAGTTGATTTAGGCAAAATCGACATGCCCAGCCCCTCAATAATAAACCGTTTAGTTATATGAGTCTGAGATACTTTCATCATTTTCGAAAAAGGATATATTACTTTTATCTGTTGACATAATTCATCCCAGTAACCTGGATGGTTATGTGTCAATAATGTATGGTGTTGGAACATGTCTTCTTCCTCTAAAGGATTGCCCGTTTCAGAATCAAATCCATCATGCGGAACCACAAGAACCAATGGGTCATCATAAAGAAGATAGCAGAACAAGTCCCTATCCCTTTTTGGCAGGCAGGAGAAGCCAATATCCACTTCCTCCCCTTCCACGGCCTGTTCAATATTAATTGATTCAATAATCCGAA is part of the Sutcliffiella sp. FSL R7-0096 genome and harbors:
- a CDS encoding LysR family transcriptional regulator, which encodes MDLNWVRTFIIAAENNNFRKTAELLYISQPTVTVHIKQLEKEVGADLFERYGRKVILTEAGRKYLKHAKRLLSLHEEGIEDLHTFQQGFTSQLTIGISPIIADTILPYVLKKFLETHPTIEINVRIIESINIEQAVEGEEVDIGFSCLPKRDRDLFCYLLYDDPLVLVVPHDGFDSETGNPLEEEDMFQHHTLLTHNHPGYWDELCQQIKVIYPFSKMMKVSQTHITKRFIIEGLGMSILPKSTVRRELLEGRFLEVDCRNISLPGAQTYALIKYEHSIQKEFLSFLSKYRI
- a CDS encoding electron transfer flavoprotein subunit beta/FixA family protein; translated protein: MLHIVACIKQVPDTKVIKMNPKTNTMDRASAPAILNPYDAHAVEEAVRLKNKHGGCVSVVTMGPPPAVKAIRKCIEIGADEGYMISDRAFAGADTLATSYALTKAINKISEIKPIDLIICGKMTIDGDTGQVGPGIARRLDIPPLTSVNKVVEIQKEDGYMVVHRKLEDGHEVVKTTLPCLLSVEKEINEVPYSTFPNMLKAARYQPVIWSVNDLEDIDRKQLGLKGSPTIVAKVWAPPKPEGGKLFEGNSDEQVQQLLSVVLEKKELFTEMRGSK
- a CDS encoding electron transfer flavoprotein subunit alpha/FixB family protein; translated protein: MSFEDYSGVWVFIEENEGKIAPVSLELLGAGRTLADKRGVELAGIMIGENVTGLADTIFEYGADTVYVYDQPIFKLYRTESFMKALLHCSEKYKPEIILYGATSTGKDLASAVATDLPTGLTADTTELDVEEDTGLLLASRPAFGGNIMATILCKKYRPQMATVRPKVMKALQPEKGRNGKLVPEQIDIKEEDMRTKVLKIVRETTKKIRIDEADIVVAGGKGLGSEQGFELVHQLARTLGGVVGASRDVVEAGWIGHHHQVGQTGVTVTPKIYFAIGISGAIQHIVGMKNSGIIIAINKDPDAAIFNSCHYGIVGDAFEIVPLLVKEFHKALHGEEVEV
- a CDS encoding 4Fe-4S dicluster domain-containing protein; translated protein: MEGDEIMSEQKKGQSIEEKQYLVRFNADTKSHLTVMDEDICLTKCPDKICTIFCPAEIYKWENIRMHVGYEGCHECGSCRIGCPHQNIKWEYPKGGHGIVFRLA
- a CDS encoding FAD-dependent oxidoreductase, translated to MPEKFDCIVVGAGPAGISCAYELAKGGANVLLLERGEYPGSKNVMGGVLYRKMMEDIIPEFHKEAPLERPIVEQRFMMMDKESAVTFGYKGLEWAQEPYNNFTVLRAKFDQWFAGKAVEQGALLVNETVVLECIVENGKVVGVRTDRPDGEVYADVVVLADGVNSLLGKSLGFHKEYRPDEVALATMEIIKLDSKVIEDRFNLEKNQGCTIELLGDATRGILGTGFLYTNKDTLSIGVGTLLSGLIEHKIRPYELLEYVKTHPMVRPYLAGGEPVEYLAHLIPEGGLKSMGRIVADGVLVVGDAAQLVNAIHREGSNLAMTSGRLAAATILEAMSVGDFSERTLDQYRVNLMKSFVGQDMKKYKDSTHHFNKFPQYFDQYIPMVNRAASQMFTVDGKSKWEKQKKIWKDLGSPKEKLKLARDAYRAWKVMK
- a CDS encoding NUDIX hydrolase, whose amino-acid sequence is MSDKWMDWAKQIQAIAQAGLTYSKDIYDIERFEQLRDMSVEMMSEQTGEDKKKIRDLFANETGYQTPKVDIRAVVFKEGRLLLVKERQDKGWSLPGGWADIGFSPTEVAIKEVFEESGFHVKATKLLAVLDKKCHPHPPSPYHVYKIFIACEIIGGEARSGIETSNVAFFHKNELPTLSIDRNTESQIMQMFDQYDNPAEEVQVD